Proteins from a genomic interval of Mesobacillus sp. S13:
- the ablA gene encoding lysine 2,3-aminomutase, with product MKQTLYKPSRHWKDIELWKDVTEEQWNDWLWQLTNTIRTLDDLKKVINLTPEEEEGVRISTKTIPLNITPYYASLMNPDDPRCPIRMQSVPISKEIHKTKYDLEDPLHEDEDSPVPGLTHRYPDRVLFLVTNQCSMYCRYCTRRRFSGQIGMGVAKKQLDAAINYIRETPEVRDVLISGGDGLLINDNILEYILKNLREIDHVEIIRIGTRAPVVFPQRITENLCSILKKYHPIWLNTHFNTSIEITEDSKRACEMLANSGVPVGNQSVILAGINDSVPIMKKLMHDLVKIRVRPYYIYQCDLSEGIGHFRAPVTKGLEIIEGLRGHTSGYAVPTFVVDAPGGGGKISLQPNYLISQSPEKVVLRNFEGVITSYPEPENYVPGKAEGYFKQVYPDYEKKKSNTGIAAIMNDSEFNLIPEGLGRLDRREKYEEDPAHASLKDKREKRDELKEKKFMAQQNKTTAEAADGQGAIPTTKGVD from the coding sequence ATGAAACAGACTTTATATAAGCCTTCAAGACACTGGAAGGATATTGAGCTTTGGAAGGATGTTACGGAGGAGCAATGGAATGATTGGCTATGGCAACTTACCAATACAATCAGGACACTGGACGATTTAAAGAAGGTGATTAATCTTACGCCTGAAGAAGAAGAGGGTGTCAGGATCTCGACGAAAACCATTCCGTTGAATATCACACCCTACTATGCTTCATTAATGAATCCGGATGATCCGCGCTGCCCGATCAGAATGCAGTCAGTCCCCATCTCAAAGGAAATTCACAAAACAAAATATGATCTTGAAGATCCGCTTCATGAAGACGAGGATTCGCCAGTACCTGGCTTAACTCATAGATATCCTGACAGGGTGCTTTTCCTTGTGACCAACCAATGCTCGATGTATTGCCGCTATTGTACTCGGAGAAGGTTTTCCGGCCAAATCGGCATGGGGGTTGCCAAGAAGCAGCTTGATGCTGCAATCAATTACATCAGGGAGACCCCTGAAGTCCGCGATGTATTGATTTCAGGCGGGGATGGTCTCCTCATCAACGATAATATACTCGAATATATTTTAAAAAACCTGAGAGAAATCGACCATGTTGAAATTATCAGAATTGGAACGAGGGCACCGGTTGTTTTCCCGCAGCGAATTACAGAGAATCTTTGTTCCATCCTTAAAAAATACCACCCAATCTGGCTGAATACACATTTCAACACATCAATCGAAATTACGGAAGACTCGAAACGGGCCTGTGAAATGCTTGCAAACTCGGGTGTACCAGTCGGAAACCAGTCTGTCATACTGGCAGGAATCAATGACAGTGTCCCGATCATGAAAAAGCTTATGCATGACCTCGTAAAAATCCGTGTCCGCCCATATTATATTTACCAATGTGATTTGTCAGAGGGCATAGGTCATTTCCGTGCTCCAGTTACAAAGGGACTTGAGATTATTGAAGGTTTAAGAGGACATACATCGGGCTACGCTGTCCCAACTTTCGTAGTCGACGCTCCTGGCGGTGGCGGAAAAATCTCCTTGCAGCCGAATTACTTGATTTCCCAAAGTCCGGAAAAAGTCGTTCTCCGCAATTTTGAAGGTGTGATCACCTCTTACCCTGAGCCGGAAAATTATGTTCCAGGAAAAGCGGAGGGCTACTTCAAACAAGTGTACCCAGATTATGAGAAGAAAAAATCGAACACCGGAATCGCAGCGATTATGAACGACAGTGAATTTAACCTGATTCCAGAAGGTCTTGGAAGGCTTGACCGCAGGGAAAAGTATGAGGAAGATCCTGCGCATGCATCTCTGAAGGATAAGCGTGAAAAACGTGATGAGCTTAAGGAAAAGAAATTTATGGCGCAACAGAACAAGACGACAGCTGAAGCAGCTGATGGGCAGGGAGCTATTCCTACGACAAAGGGGGTTGACTGA
- a CDS encoding D-alanyl-D-alanine carboxypeptidase family protein, translating into MKKLLLIIALPILLTGCSQVEPYLEKIPYLGDKLVGQDVQEDQPTEVKESQQNTENTTQVEDKPVEEEGLTLEAAYFNVVQNTDGKNVIQNPQNTMALVNKVFGLPDQYIPGDLVRPNVPFSFGDAKLEKSLMRQEAATALEKMFTGARNDGIELAAVSGYRSYGRQETLFNAEVNKVGEEKALQAVARPGSSEHQTGLTMDISSKTNNFNLNEQFGKTKEGVWLAHNAHKYGFILRYPKGKETLTGYMYEPWHFRYVGIKAATEIYENEWTLEEYFENVKKI; encoded by the coding sequence ATGAAAAAACTATTGCTGATAATCGCTTTGCCGATATTATTGACAGGTTGCTCACAAGTAGAGCCGTATCTTGAAAAAATTCCTTATTTGGGAGATAAATTGGTTGGACAAGATGTGCAGGAAGACCAGCCAACTGAGGTAAAAGAATCTCAACAAAATACGGAAAACACTACTCAGGTCGAGGACAAGCCTGTAGAAGAAGAAGGATTGACACTTGAAGCAGCGTATTTCAACGTAGTACAGAATACGGACGGAAAGAATGTCATTCAGAACCCTCAGAATACGATGGCGCTTGTAAATAAGGTTTTTGGGTTGCCAGATCAGTATATCCCGGGAGATTTGGTTCGGCCGAATGTCCCATTCTCTTTTGGAGATGCTAAGCTTGAAAAGAGCCTTATGAGGCAAGAAGCTGCAACAGCCCTGGAAAAAATGTTTACAGGTGCGAGGAATGACGGGATTGAACTTGCTGCTGTTTCAGGGTACCGGTCATATGGAAGGCAGGAAACTCTTTTTAACGCGGAAGTAAATAAGGTTGGGGAGGAAAAAGCTCTTCAAGCAGTTGCTAGACCTGGAAGCAGTGAGCATCAAACCGGTTTGACGATGGATATTTCCAGCAAGACCAATAATTTTAATCTGAATGAACAGTTTGGCAAAACTAAAGAGGGTGTGTGGCTTGCCCACAATGCCCATAAATACGGGTTTATCCTAAGATACCCAAAGGGTAAAGAAACCCTGACAGGATATATGTATGAACCGTGGCATTTTCGGTATGTTGGCATCAAAGCTGCCACTGAAATATATGAAAATGAATGGACATTGGAAGAGTACTTCGAAAATGTGAAGAAAATTTAG
- the copZ gene encoding copper chaperone CopZ gives MEKTTLNVSGMTCGHCEKAVKNALMGVDGVSSVVVSLSEGKAEVEYDASKAEVSKMKSAVEDQGYDVE, from the coding sequence ATGGAAAAAACAACTTTAAACGTATCTGGAATGACTTGTGGACACTGCGAAAAGGCAGTTAAGAATGCATTGATGGGCGTAGACGGAGTTTCAAGCGTCGTTGTTTCCCTGTCAGAAGGAAAAGCCGAAGTCGAATATGATGCTTCAAAAGCAGAAGTAAGCAAAATGAAATCTGCAGTTGAAGATCAAGGTTACGATGTAGAGTAA
- a CDS encoding YozD family protein, with product MKEIEVIIDTEEIAEFFFHELVKRGYVPTEEELEEMADITFEYLIEKCIIDEEEDID from the coding sequence GTGAAAGAGATTGAGGTTATTATCGATACAGAAGAGATTGCTGAATTTTTCTTTCATGAACTTGTAAAAAGGGGATACGTTCCCACAGAGGAAGAACTTGAAGAAATGGCAGATATCACTTTTGAATATCTGATCGAAAAATGTATCATCGATGAAGAAGAAGATATAGACTAG
- a CDS encoding YozE family protein, with translation MYKSFYHFLMKYRTTKPTDAISRFANSAYDDLSFPKNSEDYDEISSYLELNGQYPESMAVFDEAWEEYLIAES, from the coding sequence ATGTATAAAAGCTTTTACCACTTTCTTATGAAGTACCGGACCACAAAACCGACGGATGCAATCAGCAGGTTTGCAAATTCCGCATACGATGATCTCTCATTCCCGAAAAACTCCGAAGATTATGATGAGATTAGCTCCTATCTGGAACTGAACGGTCAATACCCGGAAAGTATGGCTGTTTTTGACGAAGCTTGGGAGGAGTATTTAATAGCAGAAAGTTAA
- a CDS encoding sigma-54 interaction domain-containing protein: MNSVSNVTEEILSAILKCIDEAIHVVNTAGITIFYNEVAARHDGLEISEVIGKPLLSVFPSLNNQSSTLLKVIETKKPIFNETQSFVNLHGRKIDTVNTTLPIFVQGDLIGAVEIAKDYSQIKQLSERLVEIQKKLKPRNGKAVKLQAGYTFSDMLTKNKHFMTIKKKAEKLAMSDSPILVYGESGTGKELFVQSIHNASNRANGPFIAQNCAAIPENLLESILFGTSKGSYTGAVDRPGLFELANGGTLFLDELNSMPFDLQAKLLRVLEDGAVRRIGSTNVISVNVRVISAMNVYPVQAMEENQLRTDLFYRLNVLTFELTPLRQRKEDILYLSDIFISQYNNQLSKHISGLDGHVKAIFLNHQWPGNVRELKHTIEYMMNVCEGTMLTGQDLPMMLKNIVPGPPDEKSRNSFILRDHLKELEISLIKDALDASGGNIQKAASLLDIPRQTLQYKIKKLNITT, encoded by the coding sequence ATGAATTCAGTATCCAATGTGACGGAAGAAATCTTAAGCGCAATATTGAAATGCATTGACGAGGCAATCCACGTCGTGAATACAGCTGGGATCACCATTTTTTATAATGAGGTGGCAGCAAGGCATGATGGACTTGAAATCAGCGAAGTGATTGGAAAGCCGCTGCTTAGTGTGTTTCCTTCACTGAATAATCAATCCAGCACCCTTTTGAAAGTAATTGAAACGAAGAAACCGATTTTTAATGAAACCCAGTCCTTTGTCAATTTGCATGGACGGAAGATTGACACTGTCAATACAACCTTGCCAATTTTTGTTCAGGGAGATTTAATCGGTGCAGTGGAAATTGCAAAGGATTACTCCCAGATTAAGCAGCTTTCTGAACGTCTGGTCGAAATCCAAAAAAAGCTTAAGCCTCGCAACGGGAAAGCGGTCAAACTGCAAGCGGGTTATACATTCAGTGACATGCTTACAAAAAATAAGCATTTTATGACGATAAAGAAAAAGGCCGAGAAACTGGCAATGTCTGATTCACCGATTCTTGTATATGGAGAAAGCGGTACTGGAAAGGAGCTTTTCGTCCAATCCATCCATAACGCCTCCAATAGGGCAAATGGACCTTTCATCGCGCAGAACTGTGCGGCTATACCGGAAAACCTGCTTGAAAGCATCCTGTTTGGCACCTCTAAGGGGAGCTATACTGGGGCGGTGGACAGGCCGGGTCTTTTCGAGCTGGCAAACGGTGGAACACTCTTCCTAGACGAGCTGAATTCAATGCCATTCGACCTGCAGGCCAAGCTCCTTCGTGTCTTAGAGGATGGGGCTGTCAGAAGAATCGGCAGTACAAATGTCATCTCCGTCAACGTCAGGGTGATCTCCGCGATGAATGTATACCCTGTTCAGGCTATGGAAGAGAACCAGTTGAGAACGGATTTGTTTTACCGCCTGAATGTCTTGACATTCGAACTTACGCCTTTAAGGCAAAGGAAAGAGGACATCCTCTATTTATCCGATATCTTCATCAGCCAATATAACAACCAGCTGAGTAAGCATATCTCTGGACTGGATGGCCATGTGAAGGCCATTTTTCTCAACCACCAATGGCCAGGCAATGTAAGGGAGCTGAAACATACAATTGAATACATGATGAATGTATGTGAAGGCACGATGCTGACTGGACAAGACCTGCCAATGATGCTGAAAAACATCGTCCCAGGTCCCCCTGATGAAAAATCACGAAACTCTTTTATTTTAAGGGACCACCTTAAAGAGTTGGAAATCTCGTTAATCAAGGACGCGCTTGATGCATCGGGCGGCAATATCCAAAAAGCAGCCAGCCTCCTGGATATTCCTAGGCAAACACTCCAATATAAAATCAAAAAATTAAATATAACTACCTAA
- a CDS encoding sporulation protein — MSFFNKVFASVGIGAAKVDTKLEKDRVMPGEEVRGIVEIRGGNTEQNIDDIYLSLHTTYIKEADDKKYTATAQIDRFKLTQSFIIKENETKEIPFSFRLPMEMPLSMGRTKVWVSTGLDIKNAVDPSDKDFLTVVPNQLMHGVFNAVSDLGFRLREAECEQAPRHLRRNMPFIQEFEFVPSSGPFRGRLDELEVIFYPISENEVEVLMQVDRKARGLGGFLSEAMGMDETYVRMNIHASDLPSLKQNLQNTIESYC; from the coding sequence ATGTCATTTTTTAATAAGGTTTTTGCCAGTGTCGGCATAGGTGCAGCTAAAGTCGATACGAAGTTGGAAAAGGACAGGGTGATGCCTGGAGAAGAAGTACGCGGAATTGTCGAGATTCGTGGGGGAAACACTGAGCAGAATATCGACGACATCTATTTGAGTTTACATACAACTTATATAAAAGAAGCGGATGATAAAAAGTACACTGCTACAGCACAAATTGACCGATTCAAGCTAACGCAGTCATTCATCATCAAAGAGAATGAAACAAAGGAAATTCCTTTCTCTTTCAGGCTCCCGATGGAAATGCCATTATCGATGGGCAGGACGAAGGTTTGGGTATCAACGGGGCTTGATATTAAAAATGCAGTAGACCCTAGCGATAAAGATTTCTTGACCGTAGTGCCGAATCAGCTGATGCACGGGGTTTTTAACGCGGTTAGCGACCTTGGATTCCGACTGAGGGAGGCTGAGTGCGAACAAGCGCCAAGACATCTCCGCAGAAACATGCCGTTTATCCAGGAGTTTGAATTTGTGCCTTCATCAGGTCCATTTAGAGGACGACTCGATGAATTGGAAGTGATTTTCTATCCAATTAGTGAGAACGAGGTCGAGGTTTTAATGCAGGTCGACCGGAAGGCACGGGGCCTTGGAGGCTTCTTGTCGGAAGCGATGGGTATGGATGAAACATATGTCAGGATGAATATCCATGCATCCGACCTGCCGTCATTAAAGCAAAACCTTCAAAACACGATTGAAAGCTACTGTTAA
- the deoD gene encoding purine-nucleoside phosphorylase → MSVHIGAKENEIAETVLLPGDPLRAKYIAETFLEDAKLYNEVRNMFGYTGTYKGKRISVQGTGMGVPSISIYINELMNSYNVQNLIRVGTCGAIQKDVKVRDVILAMTSSTDSQMNRLTFGGVDYAPTANFDLLYKAYNSGLEKGLNLKVGNVFTADQFYNDNAELEKWAQYQILAVEMETTALYTLAAKYDRNALSILTVSDHILTGEETTAEERQTTFNDMIEVALEAAIKE, encoded by the coding sequence ATGAGTGTACATATTGGTGCTAAAGAAAATGAAATTGCAGAAACGGTATTGCTTCCTGGAGATCCATTAAGGGCGAAATACATTGCTGAAACTTTTCTTGAAGATGCAAAGTTATATAACGAAGTTAGAAATATGTTTGGCTACACTGGGACATACAAAGGAAAAAGAATTTCTGTACAGGGAACAGGCATGGGTGTACCGTCCATTTCAATTTATATCAATGAATTGATGAACAGTTATAACGTCCAAAACCTGATTCGCGTAGGCACATGCGGTGCAATCCAGAAGGATGTTAAAGTCCGTGACGTCATCTTGGCAATGACTTCTTCAACTGATTCTCAAATGAACCGACTTACATTCGGTGGAGTAGATTACGCTCCGACAGCGAACTTTGACTTATTATACAAAGCGTATAATTCTGGGCTTGAAAAAGGTTTGAACCTTAAAGTTGGTAACGTATTCACTGCAGACCAGTTCTATAATGATAATGCAGAATTGGAAAAATGGGCACAGTACCAGATTCTGGCTGTCGAAATGGAAACAACAGCTCTCTATACACTGGCTGCTAAATACGATCGCAACGCCCTTTCGATTCTTACAGTCAGCGACCATATCCTGACTGGAGAAGAGACAACAGCAGAAGAGCGCCAAACGACTTTCAATGACATGATCGAAGTTGCACTCGAAGCAGCAATCAAAGAGTAA
- a CDS encoding YokU family protein encodes MSKCEWCSSENTKAVSDKVYWELPDGTKAIQINETPAIHCLDCDMTYQTELITKEIEDQLFLIDTKKLGKVVTFEELMAQPRLLKRNYFDFSS; translated from the coding sequence ATGTCAAAATGCGAGTGGTGCAGCAGTGAAAATACCAAAGCTGTAAGTGACAAAGTCTATTGGGAACTTCCGGACGGCACGAAAGCAATTCAGATTAATGAAACCCCTGCCATCCATTGTCTCGATTGCGATATGACATACCAGACCGAATTGATCACGAAGGAAATCGAAGACCAATTGTTTTTAATCGATACAAAAAAACTCGGTAAAGTGGTCACCTTTGAAGAATTGATGGCACAGCCGAGGTTGTTGAAGCGTAATTACTTTGACTTTTCATCCTGA
- the ablB gene encoding putative beta-lysine N-acetyltransferase, with product MHLGKTLSFSDKNYNVTVYLDQQNKRVRVEDYLGSLPHVLDHAEKLVESEKADKLIIKGRKEHFTQLLERGFSFEAGIDGFFLGNDCVFFSKFYSDERRTSLHWVQEDGIIKSVYHLAEPAQNITPPNDYILKKMDETDAQGLSVLYSKVFQIYPTPLNDPEYIVKTMKEGSIYFGFVNDGQIVSAASADVNSFYKNAEMTDCATLKEHRKHGLMKVLLARLEDELIENGIYCAYSIARALSFGMNAALYQLGYAYRGRLVNNVYIYDKIENMNVWVKDLAKTPNFGQ from the coding sequence ATGCATTTAGGAAAAACCTTGAGCTTTTCTGATAAGAATTATAATGTGACTGTTTACCTGGATCAACAGAATAAGCGGGTCAGGGTGGAAGATTATTTAGGCAGTTTACCACATGTTTTGGATCATGCGGAGAAGCTTGTGGAGAGCGAAAAAGCAGACAAATTGATTATCAAGGGAAGGAAAGAGCATTTTACGCAGCTGCTTGAACGGGGCTTCAGTTTTGAGGCAGGTATTGACGGATTTTTCCTCGGCAATGACTGTGTGTTCTTTTCGAAGTTCTATAGCGATGAAAGAAGGACTTCACTGCATTGGGTACAGGAAGATGGAATCATCAAGAGTGTGTACCATCTGGCGGAACCGGCGCAGAACATCACACCTCCAAATGATTACATCCTGAAAAAAATGGACGAAACAGACGCTCAGGGCCTGTCTGTTTTATATAGCAAGGTTTTTCAAATCTATCCGACACCATTGAATGACCCGGAGTATATTGTCAAAACGATGAAAGAAGGGAGTATTTATTTTGGCTTTGTAAATGACGGCCAGATTGTCAGCGCGGCATCAGCGGATGTGAACTCTTTTTATAAAAATGCTGAAATGACAGATTGCGCAACCTTAAAAGAACATAGAAAGCACGGTTTAATGAAGGTGCTGCTGGCACGTCTTGAAGATGAACTGATTGAAAATGGCATTTATTGCGCTTACTCCATCGCCAGGGCTTTATCCTTTGGCATGAATGCAGCACTGTATCAATTGGGCTATGCGTATCGCGGCAGGCTGGTGAACAACGTGTATATCTATGATAAAATTGAAAACATGAACGTTTGGGTAAAAGATTTGGCAAAAACGCCAAATTTTGGGCAGTGA
- a CDS encoding heavy metal translocating P-type ATPase, which yields MKEQMTVDITGMTCASCSTRIEKVLNKMDGVDATVNLAMENASVTYESEKIKPDDIFNKINDLGYGVRNEKMDLDVFGMTCAACSTRIEKVLNKMDGMEAATVNLATESASVEFNSAVLSAEKIISKIQDLGYDAKEKVQREAKAQQKEEEINAKKRKLFISILLSLPLLYTMIGHAPWDTGLPMPHLLMNPWFQLLLATPVQFWIGGQFYVGAYKSLKNKSANMDVLVALGTSAAYFYSLAEAIKTIGNPSYMPHLYFETSAVLITLILVGKLFEALAKGRTTEAISKLLSLQAKEATVIRDGEEIKLPIEEVKVNDIILVKPGEKIPVDGKVVSGQSAVDEAMITGESIPVEKAAGDSLIGATINKNGTLTMTATKVGKDTALAGIIKVVEDAQGSKAPIQRVADQISGIFVPIVVAIAIVTFLVWYFVITPGDFASALETAIAVLVIACPCALGLATPTSIMVGTGKGAENGILFKGGEHLEATHKINAIVLDKTGTITKGKPSVTDLEIFGEEDKVLQYLVSAEKASEHPLAEAIVEYGNSRNIEVISMDEFSAIPGHGIAATINGERVFVGTRKLMSREGIEYTRYEDRLEKMETEGKTAMMIAIDNKVDGIVAVADTVKETAKTAIEELKSMGIEVYMLTGDNSRTAKAIAAQVGVENVIAEVLPEEKANHVKELQLKGKKVAMVGDGINDAPALALADIGIAIGTGTDVAIEAADVTILGGELTLIPKSISLSKKTMQNIRQNLFWALAYNSAGIPIAAIGLLAPWVAGAAMAFSSVSVVTNSLRLKRIKL from the coding sequence ATGAAAGAACAAATGACTGTCGACATAACGGGTATGACATGTGCCTCCTGTTCGACAAGGATTGAGAAGGTCCTTAATAAAATGGATGGCGTCGATGCAACCGTAAATCTGGCGATGGAAAATGCCTCAGTCACATACGAATCAGAAAAAATTAAACCAGACGATATATTCAATAAAATCAACGACCTGGGGTACGGTGTCAGAAACGAAAAAATGGATTTAGATGTTTTCGGCATGACCTGTGCAGCATGTTCAACTAGGATTGAAAAGGTACTCAACAAGATGGATGGAATGGAAGCAGCCACAGTTAACCTTGCAACAGAGTCCGCTTCTGTGGAGTTTAATAGTGCTGTCCTTTCAGCCGAGAAAATCATCTCGAAAATCCAGGATCTTGGCTATGATGCTAAAGAGAAGGTTCAGAGGGAAGCAAAAGCTCAGCAAAAAGAAGAGGAAATAAATGCTAAGAAACGAAAATTATTTATATCCATCCTTTTATCACTACCGCTTCTTTATACGATGATTGGCCACGCACCCTGGGATACGGGACTGCCAATGCCTCATCTATTGATGAATCCGTGGTTCCAGCTATTATTGGCTACTCCTGTTCAATTCTGGATTGGCGGGCAATTTTATGTTGGAGCGTATAAGTCACTCAAGAACAAGAGTGCCAATATGGATGTGCTGGTTGCGCTAGGTACATCGGCTGCTTATTTTTACAGCCTTGCAGAAGCAATTAAAACAATTGGAAATCCGTCTTACATGCCGCATTTATATTTCGAGACAAGTGCTGTCCTGATCACTTTGATCCTTGTCGGGAAATTGTTTGAAGCGCTTGCAAAGGGACGCACGACTGAAGCGATCTCCAAGCTTCTGAGCCTGCAGGCTAAAGAAGCGACTGTCATCAGGGATGGCGAGGAAATTAAACTGCCAATAGAAGAAGTAAAAGTAAATGATATCATTCTCGTTAAACCAGGAGAGAAGATTCCAGTCGATGGCAAGGTTGTATCCGGCCAGTCCGCTGTAGATGAAGCGATGATCACCGGTGAATCCATTCCTGTTGAAAAAGCAGCTGGTGACTCCTTGATAGGAGCTACCATCAATAAAAATGGTACCTTGACGATGACAGCAACAAAGGTCGGTAAAGATACCGCTCTTGCAGGAATCATTAAGGTAGTAGAAGACGCCCAGGGCAGCAAAGCTCCAATCCAGCGTGTGGCAGATCAGATTTCTGGAATTTTTGTCCCGATTGTTGTTGCAATCGCGATCGTAACATTCCTTGTCTGGTACTTTGTTATCACTCCTGGCGACTTTGCTTCAGCTTTGGAAACAGCCATTGCCGTCCTTGTTATTGCCTGCCCTTGTGCACTTGGTCTTGCAACTCCGACCTCCATTATGGTCGGAACAGGTAAAGGTGCAGAAAATGGGATTCTTTTTAAGGGTGGAGAGCACTTAGAAGCAACACACAAAATTAATGCTATAGTTCTGGATAAAACGGGAACTATTACTAAAGGGAAACCAAGCGTAACCGACCTGGAAATATTCGGTGAAGAAGATAAGGTACTGCAATATTTAGTATCTGCGGAAAAGGCTTCCGAGCATCCTCTGGCTGAAGCCATTGTCGAGTACGGAAACTCAAGAAACATAGAGGTAATATCAATGGATGAGTTTTCTGCGATACCTGGACACGGAATTGCAGCCACCATCAACGGTGAGAGAGTCTTTGTCGGAACCAGAAAGCTTATGAGCAGAGAAGGTATTGAATACACACGCTACGAAGACCGTCTCGAAAAAATGGAGACTGAAGGAAAAACTGCGATGATGATCGCGATTGACAATAAGGTGGATGGAATCGTCGCGGTTGCTGATACAGTAAAAGAAACAGCGAAAACCGCGATTGAAGAGCTCAAATCCATGGGTATTGAAGTATATATGCTTACTGGTGATAACAGCCGAACTGCAAAAGCAATTGCGGCACAGGTTGGAGTAGAAAATGTAATCGCAGAAGTATTGCCAGAAGAAAAGGCGAATCATGTCAAAGAGCTTCAGCTGAAAGGCAAGAAAGTCGCGATGGTCGGAGATGGCATCAATGACGCACCTGCGCTAGCACTAGCTGATATCGGCATCGCCATTGGAACAGGTACTGATGTTGCCATCGAGGCAGCTGACGTCACGATTCTAGGTGGGGAGTTGACATTGATCCCTAAATCCATCTCATTAAGTAAAAAAACGATGCAAAATATTCGCCAAAACTTGTTCTGGGCTCTCGCATACAACTCAGCGGGAATCCCGATTGCTGCCATAGGTCTTCTGGCTCCTTGGGTAGCAGGGGCTGCTATGGCATTCAGTTCAGTTTCTGTGGTGACTAACTCCCTTCGTTTGAAGCGGATTAAGTTATAA